A single window of Crassostrea angulata isolate pt1a10 chromosome 8, ASM2561291v2, whole genome shotgun sequence DNA harbors:
- the LOC128159431 gene encoding uncharacterized protein LOC128159431 isoform X2: MAEVNRRSSPLRKMNVLGLLCVCGLVILPTPVQAKTWVFAVGGNRRPWNFIGDDGVLKGADLDLIQAVCDVANQKCATTVVPTEACVQTVRGRFYPGEGLMAGWFDACTSYVSSIDRVNALQFTDPIRTTTSTFTVLQGNPKNFDPLNLQIAVIVHLNGAFTNEQCTIRIGLGRPKAVLVAAGIAEAKELLLNRTADALFSPRTTFNDLEVLPGRYRCDVSGVGMMVKKDSELPVWWNPAFQKYYMSGRYNDACDQINQKYGGFPVHNCLPRPTSQQGIVGTGSAPIRKRRNRFVVQFTQN, from the exons ATGGCTGAAGTAAACAGACGTTCCTCGCCGCTCCGTAAG ATGAATGTCCTTGGTCTGCTCTGTGTCTGTGGTCTCGTGATCCTGCCTACACCTGTACAG GCGAAAACCTGGGTATTTGCTGTTGGCGGTAATAGAAGACCCTGGAATTTTAT TGGCGATGACGGGGTGCTGAAAGGCGCGGATCTAGATTTGATTCAAGCTG TGTGTGACGTGGCGAACCAGAAATGTGCTACCACCGTCGTTCCCACAGAGGCCTGTGTACAGACCGTTAGGGGGCGCTTCTACCCCGGGGAAG GTCTGATGGCGGGCTGGTTTGATGCGTGCACCTCTTACGTGAGTTCAATCGACCGTGTCAACGCGTTACAGTTCACTGATCCGATACGCACGACTACTTCCACATTCACAGTTTTACAGGGAAACCCCAAAAACTTTGATCCACTGAATCTTCAAATTGCAGTTATAG TTCATTTGAATGGAGCTTTTACCAACGAGCAGTGCACAATAAGAATCGGGCTCGGGAGACCCAAGGCTGTCTTGGTGGCTGCAGGAATAGCAGAAGCTAAGGAATTGCTGCTTAACCGAACC GCTGACGCTTTATTTTCACCAAGGACGACATTTAACGACTTGGAGGTACTTCCGGGCCGTTATAGGTGTGACGTCAGTGGCGTGGGAATGATGGTGAAGAAGGACAGCGAGCTTCCGGTTTGGTGGAACCCCGCCTTCCAGAAGTACTACATGTCGGGCAGGTACAACGACGCCTGTGATCAGATTAACCAGAAATATGGAG GATTTCCAGTACATAACTGCTTACCAAGACCAACATCTCAACAAGGAATTGTGGGAACCGGAAGTGCTCCAATTCGGAAACGCCGAAACCGTTTTGTCGTACAGTTTACACAAAACTAG
- the LOC128159431 gene encoding uncharacterized protein LOC128159431 isoform X1: MAEVNRRSSPLRKMNVLGLLCVCGLVILPTPVQAKTWVFAVGGNRRPWNFIGDDGVLKGADLDLIQAVCDVANQKCATTVVPTEACVQTVRGRFYPGEGLMAGWFDACTSYVSSIDRVNALQFTDPIRTTTSTFTVLQGNPKNFDPLNLQIAVIVHLNGAFTNEQCTIRIGLGRPKAVLVAAGIAEAKELLLNRTADALFSPRTTFNDLEVLPGRYRCDVSGVGMMVKKDSELPVWWNPAFQKYYMSGRYNDACDQINQKYGVDDGDTCHPIKSSADTRSPPLPLLLSSASLLLFSTQFYNWISST; the protein is encoded by the exons ATGGCTGAAGTAAACAGACGTTCCTCGCCGCTCCGTAAG ATGAATGTCCTTGGTCTGCTCTGTGTCTGTGGTCTCGTGATCCTGCCTACACCTGTACAG GCGAAAACCTGGGTATTTGCTGTTGGCGGTAATAGAAGACCCTGGAATTTTAT TGGCGATGACGGGGTGCTGAAAGGCGCGGATCTAGATTTGATTCAAGCTG TGTGTGACGTGGCGAACCAGAAATGTGCTACCACCGTCGTTCCCACAGAGGCCTGTGTACAGACCGTTAGGGGGCGCTTCTACCCCGGGGAAG GTCTGATGGCGGGCTGGTTTGATGCGTGCACCTCTTACGTGAGTTCAATCGACCGTGTCAACGCGTTACAGTTCACTGATCCGATACGCACGACTACTTCCACATTCACAGTTTTACAGGGAAACCCCAAAAACTTTGATCCACTGAATCTTCAAATTGCAGTTATAG TTCATTTGAATGGAGCTTTTACCAACGAGCAGTGCACAATAAGAATCGGGCTCGGGAGACCCAAGGCTGTCTTGGTGGCTGCAGGAATAGCAGAAGCTAAGGAATTGCTGCTTAACCGAACC GCTGACGCTTTATTTTCACCAAGGACGACATTTAACGACTTGGAGGTACTTCCGGGCCGTTATAGGTGTGACGTCAGTGGCGTGGGAATGATGGTGAAGAAGGACAGCGAGCTTCCGGTTTGGTGGAACCCCGCCTTCCAGAAGTACTACATGTCGGGCAGGTACAACGACGCCTGTGATCAGATTAACCAGAAATATGGAG TTGACGATGGGGACACATGCCATCCAATCAAATCCTCAGCAGACACACGGTCGCCGCCCCTGCCCCTTCTTCTGTCGTCTGCTTCCCTTCTGCTCTTTTCCACTCAATTTTACAATTG GATTTCCAGTACATAA
- the LOC128159742 gene encoding uncharacterized protein LOC128159742, with amino-acid sequence MRQFLVLAAFLAVALSWPLKRSEGDFEHWFGAYNVGEDDVNNASPEEAEAYRKKLMNDANRMDMAISALFNGDLSKAEDVFDGLGFMMALAEHDAKNGENDIAAHDIGERYNCVEKAESIDDCDNKFGSILQCVQAGVRDLKKVLSDSSLTNVEKVSIVKGICNGLGKEAENIFQAAGECYGEKEEKEENHWEGAWRATQEEIERVPDDELKRYKELMRKDLWGLIHAINRVLTEAGTKEDEYMIGGAIAGMAYLAELDAKNTESSVAAAPLPEGYNDGCTRADFDAAVSCDAKFGKILGCIAGAAGDLLDKLETQSAVEFVGYAKSVVALIAKEAEYIGKEAEACYPEERSLNLSKKPTNRLGHAKKSLTSANKEELKRLLKEYLNSRK; translated from the exons aGGTCCGAAGGTGATTTCGAACACTGGTTCGGAGCCTACAATGTCGGCGAAGACG ATGTTAACAACGCTTCCCCGGAAGAAGCCGAGGCCTACAGAAAGAAACTGATGAATGACGCCAACCGCATGGACATGGCCATCAGCGCTCTCTTCA ACGGTGACTTATCTAAAGCGGAGGACGTGTTCGATGGCCTTGGATTCATGATGGCCCTTGCAGAACATGACGCCAAGAACG gAGAAAATGACATCGCCGCCCATGATATTGGAGAGAGATACAACTGTGTTG AAAAAGCCGAATCCATTGATGATTGTGACAACAAATTTGGATCCATTCTGCAGTGCGTACAAGCTGGAGTTAGAGACCTTAAGAAAGTTCTAAGCGACTCATCTCTGACAA ATGTCGAGAAAGTTTCCATAGTGAAGGGAATTTGCAATGGTCTCGGAAAAGAGGCTGAGAACATCTTCCAGGCGGCAG GGGAATGTTACGGAGAAAAGGAAGAGAAGGAAGAG AATCACTGGGAGGGAGCTTGGAGAGCCACACAGGAAG AAATTGAACGTGTCCCTGATGATGAGCTCAAGAGATACAAGGAGCTGATGAGGAAGGACCTGTGGGGACTGATACACGCCATCAATAGAGTTCTTACTGAAG CTGGAACCAAGGAAGACGAGTATATGATCGGCGGGGCCATTGCCGGTATGGCGTATCTCGCAGAACTCGACGCCAAAAATA CTGAATCCTCCGTCGCAGCGGCCCCTCTCCCTGAGGGATACAATGATGGCTGTACCAGAG CTGATTTTGACGCCGCGGTTTCCTGTGATGCTAAGTTCGGCAAGATTCTTGGCTGCATCGCTGGAGCCGCCGGTGACTTACTCGATAAACTAGAGACTCAATCAG CTGTTGAGTTTGTTGGGTATGCCAAATCAGTTGTGGCCCTGATCGCAAAAGAAGCAGAATACATCGGCAAAGAAgcag aAGCCTGTTATCCAgag GAGCGCAGTCTGAACTTGAGTAAGAAGCCGACCAACAGGCTGGGCCATGCCAAGAAGAGTCTGACTAGTGCCAACAAGGAGGAGCTGAAGCGTCTGTTGAAGGAGTACCTCAACAGCCGGAAGTAA